From a single Piliocolobus tephrosceles isolate RC106 chromosome 21, ASM277652v3, whole genome shotgun sequence genomic region:
- the PAK4 gene encoding serine/threonine-protein kinase PAK 4, with amino-acid sequence MFGKRKKRVEISAPSNFEHRVHTGFDQHEQKFTGLPRQWQSLIEESARRPKPLIDPACITSIQPGAPKTIVRGSKGAKDGALTLLLDEFENMSVTRSNSLRRDSPPPPARARQENGMPEEPATTARGGPGKAGSQGRIASHSEAGGGSGDRRRVGPEKRPKSSREGSGGPQESSRDKRPLSGPDVGTPQPAGLASGAKLAAGRPFNTYPRADTDHPSRGAQGEPHDVAPNGPSAGGLAVPQSSSSSSRPPTRARGAPSPGVLGPHASEPQLAPPARTPAAPAAPATPAVPGPPGPRSPQREPQRVSHEQFRAALQLVVDPGDPRSYLDNFIKIGEGSTGIVCIATVRSSGKLVAVKKMDLRKQQRRELLFNEVVIMRDYQHENVVDMYNSYLVGDELWVVMEFLEGGALTDIVTHTRMNEEQIAAVCLAVLQALSVLHAQGVIHRDIKSDSILLTHDGRVKLSDFGFCAQVSKEVPRRKSLVGTPYWMAPELISRLPYGPEVDIWSLGIMVIEMVDGEPPYFNEPPLKAMKMIRDNLPPRLKNLHKVSPSLKGFLDRLLVRDPAQRATAAELLKHPFLAKAGPPASIVPLMRQNRTR; translated from the exons ATGtttgggaagaggaagaagcGGGTGGAGATCTCCGCGCCGTCCAACTTCGAGCACCGCGTACACACGGGCTTCGACCAGCACGAGCAGAAGTTCACGGGGCTGCCCCGCCAGTGGCAGAGCCTGATCGAGGAGTCAGCTCGCCGGCCAAAGCCCCTCATCGACCCCGCCTGCATCACCTCCATCCAGCCCGGGGCCCCCAAG ACCATCGTGCGGGGCAGCAAAGGTGCCAAGGATGGGGCCCTCACGCTGCTGCTGGATGAGTTTGAGAACATGTCGGTGACACGCTCCAACTCCCTGCGGAGAGACAGCCCGCCGCCGCCCGCCCGTGCCCGCCAGGAAAATGGGATGCCGGAGGAGCCGGCCACCACGGCCAGAGGGGGCCCAGGAAAGGCGGGCAGCCAAGGCCGGATCGCCAGTCACAGCGAGGCGGGTGGCGGCAGTGGTGACAGGCGACGGGTGGGGCCAGAGAAGAGGCCCAAGTCTTCCAGGGAGGGCTCAGGGGGGCCCCAGGAGTCCTCCCGGGACAAACGCCCCCTCTCCGGGCCTGACGTCGGCACCCCCCAGCCTGCTGGTCTGGCCAGTGGGGCGAAATTGGCAGCTGGCCGGCCCTTTAACACCTACCCGAGGGCTGACACGGACCACCCATCCCGGGGTGCCCAG gGGGAGCCTCATGACGTGGCCCCCAACGGGCCATCAGCGGGGGGCCTGGCCGTCCCccagtcctcctcctcctcctcccggcCTCCCACCCGAGCCCGAGGTGCCCCCAGCCCTGGAGTGCTGGGCCCCCACGCCTCGGAGCCCCAGCTGGCCCCACCAGCCCGCACCCCAGCCGCCCCTGCCGCCCCTGCCACCCCTGCCGTGCCCGGGCCCCCTGGCCCCCGCTCGCCACAGCGGGAGCCGCAGCGAGTATCCCATGAGCAGTTCCGGGCTGCCCTGCAGCTGGTGGTGGACCCAGGTGACCCCCGCTCCTACCTGGACAACTTCATCAAGATTGGCGAGGGCTCCACGGGCATTGTGTGCATCGCCACCGTGCGCAGCTCGGGCAAGCTTGTGGCCGTCAAGAAGATGGACCTGCGCAAGCAGCAGAGGCGCGAGCTGCTCTTCAACGAG GTGGTGATCATGAGGGACTACCAGCACGAGAACGTGGTGGACATGTACAACAGCTACCTGGTGGGCGACGAGCTCTGGGTGGTCATGGAGTTCCTGGAAGGAGGCGCCCTCACCGACATCGTTACCCACACCAG GATGAACGAGGAGCAGATCGCGGCCGTGTGCCTGGCGGTGCTGCAGGCCCTGTCAGTGCTGCACGCCCAGGGCGTCATCCACCGGGACATCAAGAGTGACTCGATCCTGCTGACCCATGACGGCAGG GTGAAGCTGTCAGACTTCGGGTTCTGTGCCCAGGTGAGCAAGGAAGTGCCCCGAAGGAAGTCACTGGTCGGCACGCCCTACTGGATGGCCCCAGAGCTCATCTCCCGCCTTCCCTACGGGCCAGAG GTGGACATCTGGTCGCTGGGGATAATGGTGATTGAGATGGTGGACGGAGAGCCCCCCTACTTCAACGAGCCACCCCTCAAAGCCATGAAGATGATTCGGGACAACCTGCCGCCCCGACTGAAGAACCTGCACAAG GTGTCACCATCCCTGAAGGGCTTCCTGGACCGCCTGCTGGTGCGGGACCCTGCGCAGCGGGCCACGGCAGCCGAGCTGCTGAAGCACCCATTCCTGGCCAAGGCAGGGCCGCCCGCCAGCATCGTGCCCCTCATGCGCCAGAACCGCACCAGATGA